In Methanofervidicoccus sp. A16, the sequence ACGGGCTCCAGGGCTCGGCCAAACCGCCCTAACGGGCGGCTCATCAGGCTTTCATCCGGTTCTCGTTATTACAACTCTCCCCGGACTTATACCCTTGACCACCCCGACGGGGGTGGTTGGCCTACCCTGAAGCGTCAGGAACTGGCCTTGCGTTGCCGCACGTACCCTGGCGGCACAGGAATATTAACCTGTTTCCCTTTCCCCCCAAGGGAGTTACCCTGGGGGTTAGGACCGGCTAACCCACAGCTGACGATCATTGCTGTGGAAACCTGGCCCCTTCGGCGGTGGGGATTCTCACCCCACTTTGCTGTTACTACTGCCGGGATCCTCATTTCTACGGGGTCCACTCGACCTCACGGCCGAGCTTCTACCCCCGCAGAACGCCCCCCTACCGGATCACCTTTCGGTGCCCCCGGGTCTCGGTGGCCGGTTTAGCCCCGTCCATTTTCGGGGCCCCTGACCTCGGCAGGTGAGCTGTTACGCACTCTTTAAAGGATGGCTGCTTCTAAGCCAACCTCCCTGCTGTCTTAGGCCAGGGACGCCCTTCCTGTTCACACTTAACCGGCACTTAGGGACCTTAACCCGGGTCTCGGTTATTCCCGTCTCGGACATACGGCTTACCCGTATGCCCTCACTCGGGGGCTACGGCGTGGACAGGTTCGGAGTTTGACAGGGTGGCGAGGGCTTTCGCCCCCTATCCACCCTATCAGTGCTCTACCCTGCCCACTACCTAACCCCCGGCTAGCCTGCGAGCTACTTCGGGGGGAACCAGCTGTCTCCGGGCTCGATTGGCCTTTCACCCCTAGACCGGGGTCAGGGGAGCACTTTGCATTGTAACACCCCTGCAGGCCTCCACCCCTCTGATGAGGGGCTTCACCTTGCCCCGGCCTAGATCGCCCGGTTTCGGGTCGTATGGCTGTGACTCCAGGCCCTTAAGACCCCGTCCCTCGGCAAAGGCCTGCGGACCTGTCGGTTTCCCTACGCCTCCGACCTTTAAGGTCTTAGGCTCGCCACAGCCATACACTCCCCGGCCCGTTTTTCGAAACGGACGGCACGACCCTGGACACTGTTCCTCGTACTCCCCTCTCGCGAGGGTTTCCTTCGGAACAGTTGCCTTTGGGGCCGTGCCATACTGTCCCTACCTGGTTTCAGGCTCTTTTCACCCCCCGCTAGGGGTGCTTTTCAGCTTTCCCTCACGGTACTAGTTCGCTATCGGTCTTGGGACGTATTTAGGGTTGGAAGACCGATGCCTCCCAGATTCCCGCGGGATATCCGACCCACGGTACTCAGGGACACCCCAAAACCCAGGTCGGTTACGCCTACGGGACTTTCACCCTCTATGGTATGCCATTCCAGGCAACTTCGGCTTCCCGACCTGGGTTTTTTACGGGGGCCCTGCAACCCCACATCCCCTGGATGTTACCACCCAGGGTTCAGTTTGCCCTCTGCCGCTTTCGGTCGCCCCTACTCACGGCATCCCTGTTGGTTTCTTTTCCTGCGGGTACTAAGATGTTTCAATTCCCCGCGTTCCCGCTCCTTACGGAGCGCCCCAAATGGGGCAGGAAGTCCCATTCGGGGATCCTGGGATCTACGGATGCCTGCTCCTCCCCCAGGCTTATCGCAGCTTGCCACGCCCTTCGTCGGCGCCCAAGCCGAGCCATCCACCAGGTAGGATAGGTGGATATAGGAGTACCTGGATATCACCAGGTACGGGGGCTTATGGGGCCCTCATCTCCCTTCGGGCTATCGATCCATGACCCCCAAGATCATGGATCGAAAAAAATAAAAGTGGACCCAGTGGGATTTGAACCCACGGCCTCCGCCTTGCAAGGGCGGCGCTCTCCCAGCTGAGCTATGGGCCCATGATGTAAGCCTGCAACCATTTAGTGCCTGGTAACGACCGGCTTTTTTCCAAGGAGGTGATCCAGCCGCAGGTTCCCCTACGGCTACCTTGTTACGACTTCACCCCCCTCGCTGAGCCCAGGTTCGACCCTGGCCAGCGGCCAGGGCCTCACCTGGACCCAACTCGGGTGGTGTGACGGGCGGTGTGTGCAAGGAGCAGGGACACATTCACCGCAGCATGGTGAGCTGCGATTACTACGGATTCCGCCTTCACGTGGGCGAGTTGCAGCCCACGATCCGAACTACGGTTGGGTTTAGGGGATTAGCTCCCCCTTTCGGGGTCGCATCCCACTGTCCCAACCATTGTAGCCCGCGTGTAGCCCAGGGGATTCGGGGCATACGGACCTATCGTTGCCCGCACCTTCCTCTGGTTTGGCACCAGCGGTCCCCTATGAGTGCCCTCCCCCCGGAGGGGGAGATGGCAACATAGGGCGCGGGTCTCGCTCGTTACCTGACTTAACAGGACGCCTCACGGTACGAGCTGACGATGGCCATGCACCACCTCTCGGCTCTTCAGGTAAGGTCGTCAACCTGACCTTCATCATGCCGTCGCCCCTGGTGAGGTGCCCGGCGTTGAATCCAATTAAACCGCAGGCTCCACCCGTTGTAGTGCTCCCCCGCCAATTCCTTTAAGTTTCAGTCTTGCGACCGTACTCCCCAGGCGGCGGACTTAACGGCTTCCCTTCGGCACCGCCTGGGCCCGAAGCCCAGGCGACACCTAGTCCGCAGCGTTTACGGCCGGGACTACCCGGGTATCTAATCCGGTTCGCGCCCCCGGCTTTCGTCCCTCACCGTCGGACCCGTTCCAGGCAGGTGCCTTCGCCATAGGTGGTCCTCCAGGGATCAACGCATTTCACCGCTACCCCTGGAGTACCCCTGCCCTCTCCCGGTCCCAAGTCCAGCAGTATCCCTGCCAGTCCTACGGTTAAGCCGTAGGATTTAAGCAGGGACTTACTGGACCGGCTACGGACGCTTTAGGCCCAATAATAGTGGCCACCACTCGGGCCGCCGGTATTACCGCGGCTGCTGGCACCGGACTTGCCCAGCCCTTATTCCCGGAGCTTTTTACACTCCGGAAAAGCCGTGGCTAGGCCACGGCACTTGGGGTCCCCCCATCGCACTTTCGTGCATTGTGGAGGTTTCGCGCCTGCTGCGCCCCGTAGGGCCTGGGGCCTTGTCTCAGTCCCCATCTCCGGGCTCCCTCTCTCAAGGCCCGTACCGATCGTAGGCTTGGTGGGCCGTTACCCCACCAACTACCTAATCGGCCGCAGTCCCATCCTCAGGCGGGCATGCGCCCTTTCGGGGAAGGATCCTTCCAGACCTCTTCCCCTATGGGGTATTAGCCTCAGTTTCCCGAGGTTATCCCCCACCTGAGGGTAGGTTGACCACGTGTTACTGAGCCGTCCGCCGGTGCCTGCACCCCGAAGGGTGCAGGCCCCACGACTCGCATGGCTTAGTCGGACCCCAATAGCAGTGGCCTCCGGCGGGATCAACCGGAATTAAAATGGAGTACGGTCACTTCCGGTCGTTACCAGGTATCACTTGGTTGCAGGCTTACATCCAACCTAAGTCCTCGACTTAGGTTATCACTCCTTTGCATAAAATAACACCGTACAGAATGTTGTATTGTTTTTAGGATTAGAACAATAGGGTTAATATAAGTTGAATGTTAATAAGATAGATAATTTCCAAAAAGAAATGCTGATCTCTGACCAGACATTTAATGAAATTTTTTAATAACTGAACTCTAACTCTTTTTTCTCCAGTACTTAAAAATATCTTGAGGGTAAAAAGTATAGATAATGGGAGACTTTTTCTCTTTTTATTGTTTTAAATATTTCGTGCTTTAATTTAGTCTTTACTACAGTAAGAATAGTAAAAATAAAAACAATGGAAGAAAGGAGAATCCATTAAAAGTACATAGATATAATGTATAACAATAACCCCGATGTATTGAAAAAATTGTAATGAAACACAAATAATAAGAATTTTATTTATAATTTTTTTATTTTTATAACAATATATCATTTATTATATTATAAAGAAATAAGGATTTTTAATAAATAAAAAATATTATTAAACCCGTAATGATCTATAACTAATAATAACCACGATTTCATTAAAATTTGAATAAAATATAAAAATAATAATAAAAATTATTATATTCTAAAAATAATAACTAAAATCATGATTATAAAGATATTTAAGCCCCATAACTCCCACTAAAATTCTGATAAAAAATAATAAAAATGAGAAATAAGAAGATAAGAGAATTTAAAAAATAAAAAGTAGTTAAAAATTAAAAATTAAAAAAGAATATTTTTCTCTACTTTACTCTTATTATAATATATAATACCATTAATAGTTATAAAGAGTTTCCAAATTGAGATTATCAGACAATTAACATTATATTTAACCCTAATTCCCATCAAAAAATCCTGATAAGAATAACAATAATTATAAAAAGTATAAAAGGATGATATAAAATCAGAATAAATAAAAGATAATCTCCTAGAATGTTCTAAGATACTATAGAAGTGGAGCAGATCCTTCTTAGCAGGTTGCTATTATTAATTTTGTTAAAAGTTATTATATTTTAATAATATTTTAATATTTTTTCAGTTTTTATTTATTTTTATTATTTAAATCATTACTTTGATGGGAATTAAGATAAATTAAAATATTTTAAATTATTGTTTTTTATATTTTTTAGACTCGTAAGGGTTAGAAATTTTTCTCTTATAGTATTCTGCGTCCTTAGAGACCTTCCTGTTATATATAGATCCTATCCTCTCTATGGCATCAAGTACTTTTATGGTATTCTCCAAGTAGTTATATATATCTCCTGGATAGGTCTGGAGGTTCAATGTATTGTATATATGCTTAGATATCTGCAGTGGTGTTTTCCCACTTGTCCTTAAATTAACTATATACTTAGAGAAGTACCTGACAATGTCCTCCTCTATCATACCTTCGAACTCCATTATCCAGGGCAGTACTCTATCTCTCAGGTTCCTGTCTGTTATCTTATCCATGTTCTCCTTTATTATCTCGAAGGCGTCTATAAATTTCGTAGGTATATTGACGTTGATAACCTTACTTATCCTATTTTTAAGGCCCATTGGGATATATACCCCCTCAAATGGATTGACTAAGGATATTAGATCTAAAATTGGGAGATCTAAATTCTTCCTTATAACCTCTGCATCCTCTGGGTATAGGAAAGATATCCCTGTAAAGTAGCCGTACTTAGTGACAGTTATATCTCCCCTCTCCTCCACCATCCCGTACTCCTTAAGTTTATTGAGTATATAGTCTAAACTGTAATTACTTCCCATCAAGGGAACCTTAGACAGTAGTTCCCTCTTTCTATACCTTTTAATACTATCGTAATACCTTCCATATTTCTCGATGGCACATAAACTTGCTAATATCTGCTCCATCTCCTCCTTCTCCTCGTAAATTACACCTACATCCTCAGGTTCAGAACTTAACAGTTGGAATGCTACCTCGTCCTCACTCCTCTCCATCTTTGCATGATACCTCCTACCTATCTCTATCAACATATACACCTTTCCCATGTCGTGCATCCCCTTCCTACCTGCCCTCCCACATATCTGCTGGAACTCTGAAGGTGTGAGCCAATCGCCCCCCATGGCTAAACTCTCCAAGATGACAGTTGACGCAGGAAAATCTACCCCTGCCGCAAGGGCGGCAGTTGTAACTACACACATAACCTCCTGATTTATGAACTTCTCCTCTACAACCCTCCTCCTCCTGTACTCCATACCTCCATGGTAGTACTCGGACTTTATACCCTTAGAGTTTAGAAACCTTGAAATGTATTCCGCCCTCTTCCTGGAGTATGTGAATATCAAACTCTGCCCCCTATAACCGTACTTAGATCTTACGTTAAACTCCCTCTTTACTATCTCCCTGATCGTATTAAGTTTTTGATACTCGTTTTTAGCAAATAGGATATGCCTCTCCAAGGGCACTGGACGGCCACTGTAGGTTATAAGATGGGCACCTAAGCGTTTAGAGAGTTCCCTCGGATTCCCTACAGTGGCAGAGAGGTATATCATCTGCATATCCTCCCCCATCCTCTTGAGAAACCTCAACCTACCTATAAGCCCATCTAAGCGGGCTCCCCTCTCCTCCATATTCAAAGAGTGGACCTCGTCTATTACAACAGTTCCAATACCTTTTAACCTACCTGATCTTATAAGGTAGTCTATACCCTCGTAGGTTCCAACGATGATATCGCTATCTAAGTCAGTATTTACATCCTCACATCTCCCCTCGTATAACCTCCCAGTACCTACTCTTAAACTTACACTTAATCCTATTTCCCTGTAGCGCTCCCTGAACTCTAAATACTTCTGATTTGCCAGGGCTACTAAGGGCACCAGGTATAGGAACTTCCCCTTACCCTCAAGTATGTTCTTTATACCTGCCAACTCCCCTATAAGTGTCTTCCCAGAGGAGGTAGCAGAGGTTACTAAGAGATCCCTACCTTTCAACAGTCCTCCCTTAACTGTAAGTGTTTGTACAGGTAGTAGTTCCTTTATACCTCTCTTTTTTATTATCTTTTTTAATTCATCTGGGATATCCAACTCCTCAACTTTGTAGTTTCTAATACTATCTTCTTCACCTCCAGTTAAAACATCGTATCTCGTTAATTCAGGGTTACCTACAGGGTTCTTAGATGTTAATAGATTTAAAACCTTATTTACGTCCCTAAATCTCTTAAGTAACGTCTCTATGAACCTCTTCCCAATATTTACCTCCTCTTTAACCTCCTCAACTGCACAATCTAGACATATATATCTATCATAGTGGAGATACCTATCCTCCTCTAGTATGGTGTATCTTCCCTTTATTAGACAGTAAGGACATAACTCCACAAGTTCATACTTTATATTTTTACTTTTTAGAAACTCCTCCAACTTTAGGGAGTCCTCCTTACTTAGAAGTACCTTATCACAGTTCCTCAGGATATCCACTACCTTGGAGGGCTGTATAGGTTTTATATTTCCTTCCTTTTCTTCCCTACATCTGTACAGATCTATCCTCTTACCTACCTCCCTAAGGAGACAGTGGTATTTAACGTTATTTTTAATATCGAGGATCTCCAATTCTTGTTTCTGTTTCTTCTTTTTCAACTTCCTCATTATTATCAAGGTTTCACCTATTTATAATTATAAATAATAATTATTAATAAAAATTAAAATATGGAATAAAATTATTATTTCAATAACAACACTATTATTGGAGGGTAATATGGACATCGAGGATCTGAAGTATATAGAGAAGAAACTAGGTAGAAAACCTAACGATGTTGAAATTGGGATGTTTGAAAACCTCTGGAGTGAGCACTGTTCCTATAGAAGTACAAAAAATATTCTTAAGTTATTCAGTAAAACTATAAAGGACGATCAGAACATAGTCATAGGTCCTGGAGATGACGCCGCTGTGATAAGAGTAGATAAAGAAACTGGCCTATGTATAGCATTGGCAATGGAGAGTCATAACCACCCTTCTTATATAGATCCCTACAACGGTGCTGCCACAGGTGTTGGGGGAATAGTTAGAGATATTATCTCCATGAATGCAAAACCTATTGCACTTTTAGACTCTCTTAGGTTTGGTGATATCGAGGGAGAGATGGGGGATAAGGTTAGGTGGCTTGTGGAGGGGGTGGTTAGTGGTATCAGTGATTACGGGAATAGGATCGGTGTGCCAACTGTAGGGGGAGAGTGTGAGTTTCACAGTTCCTACAACTACAACAACCTTGTAAATGTTGTCTGTGTAGGTATTGTAAGGGAAGGAGAGGTTATAACGGGAAAGGCTAAGGAACCAAATTTATCCCTTATACTTGTGGGGAGTACTGGAAGGGATGGAATAGGAGGGGCATCCTTCGCCTCTAAGGATCTCACAAGTGATAGTGAGGAGGATAGGCCAAGTGTTCAGATAGGGGATGCCTTTGTAGGGAAGTGTCTAATAGATAGTGTATTGGAGGCCTGTAAAACTGGAAAGGTAAAGGCTATGAAGGATTTAGGGGCTGCAGGGCTTACCTCTGCATGTTCAGAGATGTGCTACGGTGGAGGTGTTGGTGCGGAGATACACTTAGAGAG encodes:
- a CDS encoding DUF5814 domain-containing protein, giving the protein MIIMRKLKKKKQKQELEILDIKNNVKYHCLLREVGKRIDLYRCREEKEGNIKPIQPSKVVDILRNCDKVLLSKEDSLKLEEFLKSKNIKYELVELCPYCLIKGRYTILEEDRYLHYDRYICLDCAVEEVKEEVNIGKRFIETLLKRFRDVNKVLNLLTSKNPVGNPELTRYDVLTGGEEDSIRNYKVEELDIPDELKKIIKKRGIKELLPVQTLTVKGGLLKGRDLLVTSATSSGKTLIGELAGIKNILEGKGKFLYLVPLVALANQKYLEFRERYREIGLSVSLRVGTGRLYEGRCEDVNTDLDSDIIVGTYEGIDYLIRSGRLKGIGTVVIDEVHSLNMEERGARLDGLIGRLRFLKRMGEDMQMIYLSATVGNPRELSKRLGAHLITYSGRPVPLERHILFAKNEYQKLNTIREIVKREFNVRSKYGYRGQSLIFTYSRKRAEYISRFLNSKGIKSEYYHGGMEYRRRRVVEEKFINQEVMCVVTTAALAAGVDFPASTVILESLAMGGDWLTPSEFQQICGRAGRKGMHDMGKVYMLIEIGRRYHAKMERSEDEVAFQLLSSEPEDVGVIYEEKEEMEQILASLCAIEKYGRYYDSIKRYRKRELLSKVPLMGSNYSLDYILNKLKEYGMVEERGDITVTKYGYFTGISFLYPEDAEVIRKNLDLPILDLISLVNPFEGVYIPMGLKNRISKVINVNIPTKFIDAFEIIKENMDKITDRNLRDRVLPWIMEFEGMIEEDIVRYFSKYIVNLRTSGKTPLQISKHIYNTLNLQTYPGDIYNYLENTIKVLDAIERIGSIYNRKVSKDAEYYKRKISNPYESKKYKKQ